In a genomic window of Demequina muriae:
- a CDS encoding ATP-dependent DNA helicase: MTAARTPEAATEVSAATDRETIEAGTAAPTEATRLLGRAVAALGGVEREGQTAMAAAVERALGHGEHALIQAGTGTGKSLAYLVPAVAEAVRSKKRIVVSTATLALQRQVFTKDLPLVLDALEPELGSRPEVALFKGRSNYLCVHKMAGGYGEPDDDMLPVPTGPTSDLGKEVARLHAWADETETGDRDDLVPGVSHRAWAQVSVSGRECLESKCPMLSECFSQTVRDHAARAPIVVTNHAVLGVQAASHDMLGDHHALIVDEAHELVGRITSAATHELTLQRVDRAGRAARRCGVASEDLDRAARALDGALGDCEPGRLRLGLPEDLAEAVDLLRGAARAALTQVQKTTKDTADGARSGGSASATAKMATAALTEVFDVCEELLGEHGRYVVWLAPPDGDYDSRQAVRIVAAPLDVAGLIREKLIADKASVFTSATLALGGNFDAMARHLGVDDPISMDAGSPFDYGRQGILYVASHLPRPGPGGISEEALDELAALIEAAGGRTLGLFSSHRAGQAAAEAMRVRLDVPIMYQLDDQLPTLVERFREDPRACLFGSTSLWQGIDAPGETASLVVIDRIPFPRPDEPISQARTEAVAQRGGNGFMAVSATHAALLLAQGAGRLIRSSEDRGVVAVLDSRLATARYGGYLARSMPPLWGTTDRDTVLEALRRLDTAARERGV, from the coding sequence GTGACCGCGGCGAGGACGCCCGAGGCAGCGACCGAGGTGTCGGCCGCCACCGACCGCGAGACCATCGAAGCAGGCACCGCCGCGCCCACCGAGGCGACCCGCCTGCTCGGCAGGGCGGTCGCCGCGCTGGGGGGAGTCGAGCGCGAGGGGCAGACGGCGATGGCAGCCGCCGTCGAGCGTGCGCTCGGACACGGTGAGCACGCGCTGATCCAGGCGGGTACGGGCACGGGAAAGTCGCTCGCCTACCTGGTGCCAGCGGTCGCTGAGGCCGTGCGGTCCAAGAAGCGCATCGTGGTCTCCACCGCGACGCTCGCTCTGCAGCGGCAGGTGTTCACCAAGGATCTCCCGCTGGTGCTCGACGCCCTTGAGCCGGAGCTCGGGTCGCGTCCGGAGGTGGCGCTGTTCAAGGGGCGCAGCAACTACCTGTGCGTCCACAAGATGGCCGGCGGATACGGCGAGCCCGACGACGACATGCTGCCCGTCCCGACCGGACCGACGAGCGACCTCGGGAAGGAGGTCGCGCGCCTGCACGCCTGGGCGGACGAGACCGAGACCGGTGACCGGGACGACCTCGTGCCTGGAGTGTCGCATCGGGCATGGGCGCAGGTGAGCGTGAGCGGCCGGGAGTGCCTCGAGTCCAAGTGCCCGATGCTGAGCGAGTGCTTCTCGCAGACGGTGCGCGACCACGCCGCGCGCGCCCCCATCGTCGTCACGAATCACGCGGTGCTCGGCGTGCAGGCCGCCAGCCACGACATGCTCGGCGACCATCACGCGCTCATCGTGGACGAGGCCCATGAGCTCGTGGGCCGCATCACATCGGCGGCGACCCACGAGCTCACGCTCCAGCGCGTGGACCGTGCGGGCAGGGCCGCGCGCCGCTGCGGGGTGGCCTCCGAGGACCTCGACCGGGCCGCCAGGGCGCTGGACGGCGCACTGGGGGACTGCGAGCCGGGCCGACTGCGACTGGGGCTGCCAGAGGACCTCGCCGAGGCGGTGGACCTCCTCCGGGGCGCGGCTCGAGCGGCACTGACCCAGGTGCAGAAGACCACCAAGGACACCGCCGACGGCGCGCGTTCGGGAGGAAGCGCATCGGCCACCGCCAAGATGGCCACCGCCGCTCTCACGGAGGTCTTCGACGTGTGCGAGGAGCTGCTCGGCGAGCACGGTCGCTATGTGGTGTGGCTCGCGCCGCCCGACGGCGACTATGACTCTCGCCAGGCCGTGCGCATCGTGGCGGCGCCTCTGGACGTGGCCGGGCTGATCCGCGAGAAGCTGATCGCGGACAAGGCCTCCGTGTTCACCTCCGCGACGCTCGCGCTGGGGGGCAACTTCGACGCGATGGCACGTCACCTCGGCGTCGACGACCCGATCTCGATGGACGCCGGCAGCCCCTTCGACTACGGGCGCCAGGGCATTCTGTACGTGGCGTCGCACCTGCCGCGGCCGGGGCCGGGAGGGATCTCGGAGGAGGCGCTCGACGAGCTCGCGGCTCTCATCGAGGCGGCGGGCGGGCGCACGCTCGGGCTGTTCTCCTCGCACCGCGCAGGCCAGGCCGCCGCGGAGGCGATGCGTGTCCGGCTCGACGTGCCGATCATGTACCAGCTCGATGATCAGCTGCCCACCCTCGTCGAACGCTTCCGCGAGGACCCGCGCGCGTGCCTGTTCGGTTCGACATCGCTGTGGCAGGGCATCGACGCCCCCGGCGAGACGGCATCGCTCGTGGTGATCGACCGCATTCCGTTCCCTCGGCCGGACGAGCCCATCTCTCAGGCGCGCACCGAGGCCGTGGCACAGCGCGGCGGCAACGGCTTCATGGCGGTGTCCGCGACCCATGCCGCGCTGCTGCTGGCTCAGGGAGCGGGGCGGCTCATCCGCTCGTCGGAGGACCGCGGTGTGGTGGCGGTGCTCGACTCCAGGCTGGCCACCGCACGCTACGGCGGGTATCTCGCGCGATCGATGCCACCGCTGTGGGGCACCACCGATCGAGACACCGTGCTCGAGGCGCTGCGGCGTCTCGACACGGCGGCGCGCGAGCGCGGCGTCTAG
- the hflX gene encoding GTPase HflX: MSDLDENQPSEPTPSRADAVIERVLARASTVLGKGGTARTDYDGDQLDREERAALRRVGNLSTELEDVTEVEYRQLRLERVVLVGQWSHGTAADAEVSLRELAALAETAGSEVLDGVLQRRPNPDPATYIGKGKAIEVKEIVAALGADTVVVNDDLAPSQRRALEDVVKVKVIDRTALILDIFAQHAKSKEGKAQVELAQLEYLLPRLRGWGDSMSRQAGGQVGGAAAGMGSRGPGETKIELDRRRIHTRMAQLRREIKAMEPARNVRRDRRLALPNVAIVGYTNAGKSSLLNRITGAGALVENALFATLDPTVRRSQTPDGREYTVSDTVGFVRDLPHQLVAAFSSTLEEVAHADLMLHVVDASHPDPEGQVSAVRAVLSDVPGADTVKEVLVLNKADIAEPETLMRLRARPEITIEVSALTGAGMSELLDLIARELPRPEVRIDIVVPYTRGDLIHEAHLHGEVIEESHEPEGTRLIAMVDDSLAARLQAAAPAA; the protein is encoded by the coding sequence ATGAGCGACCTTGACGAGAACCAGCCCTCCGAGCCCACTCCCTCCCGCGCCGATGCGGTGATCGAGCGGGTCCTTGCACGCGCCAGCACCGTCCTCGGCAAGGGCGGCACGGCGCGCACCGACTACGACGGCGACCAGCTCGATCGTGAGGAACGCGCGGCGCTCCGGCGGGTGGGCAACCTGTCGACCGAGCTCGAGGACGTCACCGAGGTCGAGTACCGCCAGCTGCGGCTCGAGAGGGTCGTCCTCGTGGGTCAGTGGTCTCACGGCACGGCGGCCGATGCCGAGGTCAGCCTGCGCGAGCTGGCGGCACTCGCCGAGACGGCTGGCTCGGAGGTGCTCGACGGCGTGCTGCAGCGCCGCCCCAACCCGGACCCGGCCACCTACATCGGCAAGGGCAAGGCCATCGAGGTCAAGGAGATCGTCGCCGCGCTCGGCGCCGACACCGTGGTCGTCAACGACGACCTGGCGCCCAGCCAGCGTCGCGCGCTCGAAGACGTGGTCAAGGTGAAGGTCATCGACCGCACCGCGCTCATCCTGGACATCTTCGCCCAGCACGCCAAGTCCAAGGAGGGCAAGGCGCAGGTCGAGCTGGCCCAGCTCGAGTACCTGCTTCCGCGCCTGCGCGGCTGGGGTGACTCGATGTCGCGGCAGGCCGGTGGACAGGTGGGTGGCGCCGCCGCAGGCATGGGCTCCCGCGGCCCTGGCGAGACCAAGATCGAGCTGGACCGCCGCCGCATTCACACTCGCATGGCGCAGCTGCGCCGCGAGATCAAGGCGATGGAGCCTGCCCGCAACGTCCGGAGGGACCGCAGGCTTGCGCTTCCCAACGTGGCGATCGTCGGCTACACCAACGCGGGCAAGTCCTCACTGCTCAATCGCATCACCGGCGCCGGCGCGCTGGTCGAGAACGCGCTGTTCGCGACGCTCGACCCGACGGTGCGCAGGTCGCAGACCCCCGATGGCCGCGAGTACACCGTCTCCGACACCGTGGGGTTCGTCCGCGATCTGCCGCACCAGTTGGTCGCGGCGTTCTCGTCGACGCTCGAGGAGGTCGCGCACGCGGACCTGATGCTGCACGTGGTCGACGCGTCGCACCCCGATCCCGAGGGCCAGGTGAGCGCCGTGCGCGCCGTCCTGTCCGACGTGCCCGGCGCCGACACCGTCAAGGAAGTGCTGGTGCTCAACAAGGCGGACATCGCCGAGCCGGAGACGCTGATGCGCCTGCGCGCACGCCCGGAGATCACCATCGAGGTCTCGGCGCTCACAGGCGCGGGGATGTCGGAGCTGCTGGATCTGATCGCCCGCGAGCTGCCCCGACCCGAAGTGAGGATCGACATCGTGGTGCCGTACACCCGCGGAGACCTGATCCATGAGGCGCACCTGCACGGCGAGGTCATCGAGGAGTCGCACGAGCCAGAAGGCACGCGGCTGATCGCGATGGTCGACGATTCCCTCGCGGCCCGGCTCCAGGCAGCCGCCCCGGCCGCATGA
- a CDS encoding class I SAM-dependent methyltransferase has translation MSEDHYFTAEPASADERRERTVHLAGRDVVVETASGIFSPGHIDAGTQVLLRHLPPAPAGEVLDLGCGWGPLALTAALETPDARVTALDVNRRALDLVTRNAARLGVADRVRAVGPSDVPADATFAAIWSNPPIRIGKAALHDLLAMWLPRLAPGGEAWLVVQRNLGSDSLARWIADQRDDAGSPWGQIEKVASAKGFRVLRLTRPPE, from the coding sequence GTGAGCGAGGACCACTACTTCACCGCAGAGCCCGCCTCTGCCGACGAACGCCGTGAGCGGACCGTCCATCTGGCCGGCCGCGACGTCGTCGTCGAGACCGCATCGGGCATCTTCTCCCCCGGCCACATCGATGCCGGCACCCAGGTGCTGCTGCGTCACCTGCCCCCCGCTCCGGCGGGAGAGGTACTCGACCTGGGATGCGGGTGGGGGCCGCTGGCACTCACAGCCGCCCTGGAGACGCCCGATGCGCGGGTCACGGCCCTCGACGTCAATCGGCGCGCGCTCGACCTGGTGACGCGCAACGCCGCTCGCCTTGGCGTGGCGGACCGCGTGCGCGCCGTCGGGCCGAGCGACGTCCCGGCGGACGCGACCTTCGCGGCGATCTGGTCGAACCCGCCGATCCGCATCGGCAAGGCCGCGCTTCATGACCTGCTCGCCATGTGGCTCCCCCGCCTCGCGCCCGGTGGGGAGGCGTGGCTCGTGGTGCAGCGCAACCTCGGGTCCGACTCGTTGGCCCGCTGGATTGCTGACCAGCGCGACGATGCGGGCTCGCCCTGGGGCCAGATCGAGAAGGTCGCGAGCGCCAAGGGGTTCCGGGTGCTGCGTCTGACGCGCCCTCCCGAGTGA
- a CDS encoding YdeI/OmpD-associated family protein: MEADPDGRPRIHPEDAAEWRDWLAAHHATADGVWVVLWRQASGRTGLTYDQLVRELLCFGWIDATARKLDADRTLQYCSPRKRGSGWARTNKVRIAELEAEGRITPAGAAVIAAAKADGSWTLLDDVEDLVVPEDLRAALEARDGAAEHWDGFPPSARKFMLAQLVLAKRPQTRADRVTRIADAASRGERGYP, encoded by the coding sequence GTGGAGGCCGACCCGGACGGCAGGCCCCGGATCCACCCGGAGGACGCCGCGGAGTGGCGCGACTGGCTGGCGGCGCACCATGCGACGGCGGACGGCGTCTGGGTGGTGCTGTGGCGACAGGCCTCCGGGCGCACGGGGCTCACATATGACCAGCTGGTGCGGGAGTTGCTCTGCTTCGGCTGGATCGACGCGACCGCCCGCAAGCTGGACGCCGACCGCACGCTGCAGTACTGCTCCCCGCGCAAGCGCGGCTCGGGCTGGGCTCGCACCAACAAGGTGCGCATCGCGGAACTGGAGGCGGAGGGCCGGATCACACCTGCGGGCGCCGCGGTCATCGCCGCCGCGAAGGCGGACGGCTCGTGGACGCTCCTGGACGACGTCGAGGACCTGGTGGTGCCGGAGGACCTCCGCGCCGCCCTGGAGGCCCGCGACGGCGCGGCAGAGCACTGGGACGGATTCCCTCCGTCGGCGCGCAAGTTCATGCTCGCGCAGCTCGTGCTGGCCAAGCGCCCGCAGACGCGCGCGGATCGCGTGACGCGCATCGCCGATGCGGCGAGCAGGGGAGAGCGCGGGTACCCCTAG
- the dapF gene encoding diaminopimelate epimerase, with protein MVRLHVTPGLRFTKGHGTENDFVLLFDEHGEIDLTPALVRYLCDRRAGIGADGVIRAVRAGSVPAGAGLDARTWFMDYWNADGSTSEMCGNGARVFAALLERDAGVDLAGGLTIATRGGTRTLSSLGGGRYAVGMGEFRLGDSGGGFDAEVEARGLVPARPALSVDVGNPHHVVALASTSELEALDLTEAPRVTPTPPAGSNVEFVVTRGGEVRDGIERGRVRMRVHERGSGETRSCGTGACAVAVAVRSWAGDGAPDIWDVEVPGGMVTVRIVGTRTVLEGPALLVADGEVDVSGVPATAPTV; from the coding sequence ATGGTCAGACTGCATGTCACCCCAGGGCTGCGCTTCACCAAAGGGCATGGCACCGAGAACGACTTCGTGCTGCTGTTCGACGAGCACGGTGAGATCGACCTGACGCCCGCGCTGGTGCGCTACCTGTGCGACAGGCGTGCCGGCATCGGCGCCGACGGAGTGATCCGCGCCGTACGCGCCGGGTCCGTGCCTGCGGGTGCGGGCCTCGACGCGCGCACCTGGTTCATGGACTACTGGAACGCGGACGGCTCGACGTCGGAGATGTGCGGCAACGGCGCGCGCGTCTTCGCCGCACTCCTCGAGAGGGACGCGGGCGTCGACCTGGCGGGCGGCCTCACGATCGCCACCAGGGGCGGCACCCGCACCCTCAGCTCTCTGGGTGGCGGCCGCTACGCCGTGGGCATGGGGGAGTTCCGCCTCGGTGACTCCGGTGGCGGCTTCGACGCCGAGGTGGAGGCGCGCGGCCTCGTGCCGGCGCGCCCGGCGCTGTCGGTGGACGTCGGCAACCCTCACCATGTGGTCGCGCTCGCCTCGACGTCAGAGCTCGAGGCGCTCGACCTCACGGAGGCGCCGCGCGTCACCCCCACGCCGCCCGCGGGTTCCAACGTCGAGTTCGTCGTGACTCGCGGCGGCGAGGTGCGAGACGGCATCGAACGTGGCCGCGTGCGCATGCGCGTGCACGAGCGCGGGTCGGGCGAGACCCGCTCGTGCGGCACCGGCGCGTGCGCGGTGGCCGTGGCGGTCCGCTCCTGGGCCGGCGACGGTGCGCCCGACATCTGGGACGTCGAGGTGCCCGGCGGCATGGTCACCGTGCGGATCGTGGGGACGCGCACGGTGCTCGAGGGGCCAGCCCTGCTCGTCGCCGATGGCGAGGTCGACGTCTCCGGCGTCCCTGCGACCGCGCCCACCGTATGA
- the miaA gene encoding tRNA (adenosine(37)-N6)-dimethylallyltransferase MiaA: MTGHRTPASAAWTDDAVRSDAPAAITLVGSTATGKSAVSLALAERLDGEIVNADAMQFYRGMDIGTAKLTLAERKGVPHHQLDTLDVQEDASVAGFQSAARADIDAIHARGRRAIVTGGSGLYVRALLDTFEFPPTDPSVRARLEARADTEGPGMLHRELAAADPVAAARIPAQNAKRIVRALEVIELTGQPFSATLPTHQYEIPAVQIGLDLGYDVLDPRIDERVDHMWESGLVDEVRTLADRGLRDGVTARRAVGYAETLRYLDGELDADQARDLIKVHTRRLARRQRKWFRPDPRVRWVAAPVDAADVSRAADDVLALLDV; this comes from the coding sequence GTGACAGGTCACCGCACCCCCGCATCGGCCGCATGGACGGACGATGCGGTGCGCTCGGACGCGCCCGCGGCCATCACCCTGGTCGGCTCCACGGCGACCGGGAAGTCCGCCGTGTCGCTCGCGCTCGCCGAGCGGCTCGACGGCGAGATCGTCAATGCCGATGCGATGCAGTTCTACCGAGGGATGGACATCGGCACGGCCAAGCTCACGCTCGCCGAGCGGAAGGGGGTGCCGCACCATCAGCTGGACACCCTCGACGTCCAGGAGGACGCATCGGTCGCTGGGTTCCAGAGCGCCGCGCGCGCCGACATCGACGCGATCCACGCGCGCGGTCGTCGTGCCATCGTGACCGGCGGCTCGGGGCTGTACGTCCGTGCGCTGCTGGACACGTTCGAGTTCCCGCCCACCGACCCTTCGGTGCGGGCACGTCTCGAGGCGCGCGCTGACACCGAAGGTCCGGGCATGCTGCACCGCGAGCTCGCGGCCGCCGACCCGGTTGCGGCCGCGCGCATCCCCGCCCAGAACGCCAAGCGCATCGTGCGCGCGCTCGAGGTGATCGAGCTGACGGGCCAGCCGTTCTCGGCGACGCTGCCGACCCACCAGTACGAGATCCCGGCGGTGCAGATCGGGCTCGACCTCGGCTATGACGTGCTGGACCCACGCATCGACGAGCGCGTCGACCACATGTGGGAGTCGGGGCTGGTCGATGAGGTGCGCACCCTGGCCGACCGAGGCCTGCGCGACGGGGTCACGGCGCGGCGTGCCGTGGGATACGCGGAGACGCTGCGATACCTCGATGGCGAACTCGACGCGGATCAGGCACGGGACCTCATCAAGGTGCATACGCGGCGGCTGGCTCGCCGTCAGCGCAAGTGGTTCCGCCCTGACCCCCGCGTCCGGTGGGTGGCGGCGCCGGTCGATGCGGCGGATGTGAGCCGTGCCGCCGACGACGTCCTGGCACTGCTCGACGTCTGA
- the miaB gene encoding tRNA (N6-isopentenyl adenosine(37)-C2)-methylthiotransferase MiaB, translating into MSETTLAPTYVVRTLGCQMNIHDSEHMAGLLEKAGYTAAPQGSDIADVVVINTCAVRENAANKLYGNLGQLAHAKSARPGMQIAVGGCLAQKDRGTIVEKAPWVDVVFGTHNLDVLPALLDRARHNAEAQVEIEESLQVFPSTLPSRRDSVASAWVSISVGCNNTCTFCIVPSLRGKERDRRPGEVLAEIQALVSQGVVEITLLGQNVNSYGIEFGDRGAFAKLLRACGEIDGLERVRFTSPHPAAFTDDVIEAMAETPNVMPSLHMPLQSGSDAVLRAMRRSYRSAKFLGILDKVRAVMPDAAITTDIIVGFPGETDEDFEDTLRVVEQSRFSSAFTFQYSPRPGTPAFELPELPKAVITERFGRLKALQERVSLAENQGLVGRTVELMVLDGAGRKDDASARLSGRAPDSRLVHFAVPEVAGDDIPRPGDMVTVEVTHAAPHHLIADSALEGGTYTVRRTRAGDAWDAANGDGHDHGAGGCGSSCGTGASAPAGPVGLGIPSLRPSRT; encoded by the coding sequence GGACTCCTCGAGAAGGCTGGCTACACCGCCGCTCCGCAGGGCTCTGACATCGCCGACGTGGTCGTGATCAACACGTGCGCGGTGCGCGAGAACGCCGCGAACAAGCTGTACGGCAACCTCGGGCAGCTCGCCCACGCCAAGTCCGCGCGCCCCGGCATGCAGATCGCCGTGGGCGGCTGTCTGGCGCAGAAGGACCGCGGCACCATCGTCGAGAAGGCCCCGTGGGTGGACGTCGTCTTCGGCACCCACAACCTCGACGTGCTGCCGGCGCTCCTCGACCGCGCTCGCCACAACGCCGAGGCGCAGGTCGAGATCGAAGAGTCTCTGCAGGTGTTCCCGTCCACGCTGCCGAGCCGTCGCGATTCTGTCGCGTCCGCATGGGTGTCGATCTCCGTGGGGTGCAACAACACCTGCACGTTCTGCATCGTGCCGAGCCTGCGCGGCAAGGAGCGCGACCGCCGCCCAGGCGAGGTGCTCGCCGAGATCCAGGCGTTGGTCTCGCAGGGCGTGGTGGAGATCACCCTGCTCGGCCAGAACGTCAACTCGTACGGCATCGAGTTCGGTGACCGAGGCGCCTTCGCGAAGCTGCTGCGCGCCTGCGGGGAGATCGACGGCCTCGAGAGGGTGAGATTCACCTCGCCTCACCCGGCGGCCTTCACGGACGACGTCATCGAGGCGATGGCGGAGACGCCGAACGTCATGCCGAGCCTGCACATGCCGTTGCAGTCCGGCTCCGACGCGGTGCTGCGTGCGATGCGACGCTCCTACCGATCGGCGAAGTTCCTGGGGATCCTCGACAAGGTTCGCGCAGTGATGCCCGATGCGGCGATCACCACCGACATCATCGTGGGCTTCCCGGGTGAGACCGACGAGGACTTCGAGGACACCTTGCGCGTGGTCGAGCAGTCACGCTTCTCGAGCGCCTTCACCTTCCAGTACTCGCCGCGCCCCGGCACGCCCGCCTTCGAGCTGCCTGAGCTCCCCAAGGCGGTGATCACCGAGCGTTTCGGCCGGCTCAAGGCCTTGCAGGAACGCGTCTCGCTCGCGGAGAACCAGGGCCTGGTGGGTCGCACCGTGGAGCTCATGGTCCTCGACGGCGCCGGGCGCAAGGACGACGCCTCGGCGCGGCTCAGCGGCCGGGCGCCCGACAGCCGCCTGGTGCACTTCGCCGTGCCTGAGGTGGCAGGGGACGACATCCCGCGCCCCGGCGACATGGTGACCGTCGAGGTGACGCACGCGGCCCCCCACCACCTGATCGCGGACAGTGCGCTGGAGGGCGGCACGTACACCGTGCGTCGCACCCGCGCGGGCGACGCGTGGGACGCCGCCAACGGCGACGGGCACGACCACGGCGCCGGGGGATGCGGATCCTCATGCGGCACGGGTGCCAGTGCGCCCGCAGGGCCCGTGGGGCTCGGCATCCCGTCGCTGCGCCCGTCCCGGACCTGA